Proteins found in one Phocoena sinus isolate mPhoSin1 chromosome 19, mPhoSin1.pri, whole genome shotgun sequence genomic segment:
- the ZNF628 gene encoding zinc finger protein 628, producing MVGSHADMAPASTAEGAGEKPGPAAPAPTAQYECGECGKSFRWSSRLLHHQRTHTGERPYKCPDCPKAFKGSSALLYHQRGHTGERPYQCPDCPKAFKRSSLLQIHRSVHTGLRAFTCGQCGLAFKWSSHYQYHLRQHTGERPYPCPDCPKAFKNSSSLRRHRHVHTGERPYTCGVCGKSFTQSTNLRQHQRVHTGERPFRCPLCPKTFTHSSNLLLHQRTHGSAAAPAPPPREPGGKVLVSEAYLQRPLQPPSPPAPPPPAPPPVVPELFLAAAETTVELVYRCDGCELGFGSEELLLEHQPCPGPEAPPPPADAPSEPRKADPPPPPSLSPPSPLPQPPPAASAPGFACLPCGKSFRTVAGLSRHQHSHGAAGGQAFRCGSCDGAFPQLASLLAHQQCHVEEAAAGRPPPQAEAAEVTCPQEPLAPVPAPSAPAPAPASAERPYKCGECGKAFKGSSGLRYHLRDHTGERPYQCGECGKAFKRSSLLAIHQRVHTGLRAFTCGQCGLTFKWSSHYQYHLRLHSGERPYACGECGKAFRNTSCLRRHRHVHTGERPHSCGVCGKSFAQTSNLRQHQRVHTGERPFRCPLCPKTFTHSSNLLLHQRTHSAERPFACPICGRSFVMAAYLQRHLRTHAPANAASGPAAPGAGPQPPAPLAAAPAPSATQDVHVLPHLQATLSLEVAGVTAQAPPPGPAAPNSQTFLLVQTAQGLQLIPSSVQPPTPPPPPAPPKLILLPSSSTGGGGSGARQGPRAVGKAGQGAGVVWLPGPGALGVQGGSNTGASAGAQSLIVLQNVGAGEAGPQEVSGVQLQPLRPAPELTAVQLQPAPEVTTVQLQPAQEVTTVQLQPVTGQLSNSSGGAVTTEAPNLLVVQSGAAEELLADPGPGEPGDGEASTGVVQDVLFETLQTEEGLQSVLVLSGADGEQTQLCVQEVETLPSGLAEPPTPGPTGQKLLIIRSAPASELLENGSVGGGAAALQLLAPPPPGPGSAPAGVPAAPASQMVQVVPAGAAPGGMTPQGLPSIQFVQTLPAVQLVHTF from the coding sequence ATGGTCGGCTCCCACGCGGACATGGCGCCGGCCTCTACCGCAGAGGGGGCCGGGGAAAAGCCGGGCCCCGCGGCTCCTGCCCCCACGGCCCAGTATGAGTGTGGGGAGTGCGGCAAGTCCTTCCGCTGGTCGTCCCGGCTCCTGCACCACCAGCGCACGCACACGGGCGAGCGTCCCTACAAGTGCCCTGACTGCCCCAAGGCCTTCAAGGGCTCCTCGGCCCTGCTTTACCACCAGCGGGGCCACACGGGCGAGCGGCCCTACCAGTGCCCCGACTGCCCCAAGGCCTTCAAGCGCTCGTCGCTGTTGCAGATCCACCGCAGTGTGCACACTGGCCTGCGGGCCTTCACCTGCGGCCAGTGCGGCCTGGCCTTCAAGTGGTCGTCCCACTACCAGTACCACCTGCGCCAGCACACGGGCGAGCGGCCCTACCCCTGCCCGGACTGCCCCAAGGCCTTCAAGAACTCGTCCAGCCTGCGGCGCCACCGGCACGTGCACACGGGTGAGCGGCCCTACACCTGCGGCGTGTGCGGCAAGAGCTTCACGCAGAGCACCAACCTGCGGCAGCACCAGCGCGTGCACACGGGCGAGCGGCCCTTCCGCTGCCCGCTCTGCCCCAAGACCTTCACACACTCGTCCAACCTGCTGCTGCACCAGCGCACCCACGGCagcgccgccgcccccgcccctccgccGCGGGAGCCCGGCGGCAAGGTCTTGGTCTCGGAGGCCTACCTACAGCGGCCCCTCCAACCCCCCAGCCCGCCGGCGCccccgccgcccgcgcccccgcccgTGGTGCCCGAGCTCTTTCTGGCCGCGGCCGAGACCACGGTGGAGCTGGTGTACCGCTGCGACGGCTGCGAGCTAGGCTTCGGCAGCGAGGAGCTGCTCTTGGAGCACCAGCCCTGTCCCGGGCCGGAGGCGCCGCCCCCGCCCGCGGACGCGCCCTCGGAGCCGCGGAAGGCCGACCCTCCCCCGCCGCCCTCACTGTCCCCGCCGTCCCCCCTGCCGCAGCCCCCTCCCGCCGCCTCTGCCCCTGGCTTCGCCTGCCTCCCCTGCGGGAAGTCCTTCCGGACGGTGGCCGGCCTCTCGCGCCACCAGCACAGCCACGGGGCGGCCGGCGGGCAGGCGTTCCGCTGCGGCAGCTGTGACGGCGCCTTCCCGCAGCTGGCCAGCCTCCTGGCGCACCAGCAGTGCCACGTGGAGGAGGCAGCGGCCGGGCGCCCGCCCCCCCAGGCTGAGGCTGCCGAAGTCACCTGTCCCCAGGAGCCGCTCGCCCCCGTCCCCGCCCCGTCCGCTCCCGCGCCCGCCCCGGCTTCCGCGGAGCGACCCTACAAATGCGGCGAGTGCGGCAAGGCCTTCAAGGGCTCATCGGGGCTGCGCTACCACCTGCGGGACCACACGGGCGAACGGCCCTACCAGTGCGGCGAGTGTGGCAAGGCCTTCAAGCGCTCGTCGCTGCTGGCCATCCACCAGCGCGTGCACACCGGCCTACGGGCCTTCACCTGCGGCCAGTGCGGCCTTACCTTCAAGTGGTCGTCGCACTACCAGTACCACCTGCGGCTGCACTCGGGCGAGCGGCCCTACGCTTGCGGGGAGTGCGGCAAAGCCTTCCGCAACACGTCGTGCTTGCGGCGCCACCGGCACGTGCACACGGGCGAGCGGCCCCACTCCTGCGGCGTGTGCGGCAAGAGTTTCGCCCAGACCTCCAACCTGCGGCAGCACCAGCGTGTGCACACGGGCGAGCGGCCCTTCCGCTGCCCGCTCTGCCCCAAGACCTTCACACACTCGTCCAACCTGCTGCTGCACCAGCGCACGCACTCGGCCGAGCGCCCCTTTGCCTGCCCCATCTGCGGCCGCAGCTTTGTCATGGCCGCCTACCTGCAGCGGCACCTGAGGACGCATGCCCCGGCCAACGCCGCTTCTGGCCCCGCAGCCCCCGGCGCCggtccccagccccctgccccactgGCTGCCGCCCCAGCCCCGTCCGCCACCCAAGATGTTCACGTTCTACCCCACCTCCAGGCCACGCTCTCCCTAGAGGTGGCAGGAGTCAcggcccaggccccgccccctggcCCAGCAGCCCCCAACTCCCAGACGTTTCTCCTGGTGCAGACTGCTCAGGGCCTCCAGCTGATCCCCAGCAGCGTCcagccccccacacccccgcctccccccgccccccctaaGCTTATCTTGCTGCCCTCCTCCAGTACTGGTGGTGGGGGCAGCGGTGCAAGGCAGGGCCCGCGGGCAGTGGGGAAAGCTGGGCAGGGGGCTGGAGTAGTctggctgccaggccctggggcgCTAGGGGTGCAGGGAGGGAGCAACACCGGGGCCAGCGCGGGAGCGCAGAGCCTCATAGTTCTGCAGAATGTGGGCGCTGGGGAGGCAGGGCCACAGGAAGTGAGCGGGGTCCAGCTCCAACCCCTTCGGCCAGCCCCGGAATTGACCGCGGTCCAGCTCCAGCCGGCCCCGGAGGTGACCACGGTCCAGCTCCAGCCGGCCCAGGAGGTGACCACGGTACAGCTCCAGCCTGTAACGGGTCAGCTGTCCAATTCCAGTGGGGGAGCCGTCACCACTGAGGCGCCTAATCTGCTGGTGGTTCAGAGTGGGGCAGCGGAGGAGTTGCTGGCGGACCCCGGCCCGGGGGAGCCCGGTGACGGTGAGGCCAGCACTGGTGTGGTCCAGGATGTGCTCTTTGAGACGCTGCAGACGGAGGAGGGGCTGCAGAGTGTCCTGGTGCTGAGCGGGGCTGATGGGGAGCAGACCCAGCTGTGTGTGCAGGAGGTAGAGACCTTACCCTCGGGGCTGGCTGAGCCGCCAACCCCTGGCCCAACGGGACAGAAACTGCTCATTATCCGCAGTGCCCCGGCCTCCGAGCTGCTGGAGAATGGCAGCGTTGGGGGAGGCGCCGCTGCGCTGCAGCTGCTGGCCCCACCACCACCTGGCCCAGGCTCTGCTCCCGCGGGCGTCCCTGCGGCTCCTGCCTCCCAGATGGTACAAGTGGTCCCTGCAGGAGCTGCACCTGGGGGCATGACCCCACAGGGCCTACCCTCCATCCAGTTTGTCCAGACTCTGCCCGCAGTCCAGCTGGTGCACACGTTTTGA
- the ISOC2 gene encoding isochorismatase domain-containing protein 2 isoform X3 has protein sequence MPLPQPLCPPQAMAAVRPGLGRIIPGSSILFLCDMQEKFRHVSFFPQIVSVAARMLKVAQLLDVPVVLTEQYPQGLGPTVPELGAEGLQPWSKTCFSMVPAVQQVLDARPQLRSVLLCGLETQACILHTALDLLDRGLQVHVVVDACTSRSQVDRLVALSRMRQSGAFLSTSEGLILQLVGDATHPRFKEIQKIIKEPAPDSGLLGLFHGQNPLFR, from the exons ATGCCACTCCCTcagcccctctgcccaccccaggcCATGGCAGCTGTGAGGCCCGGCCTGGGACGCATCATCCCTGGATCATCCATCCTCTTCCTGTGCGACATGCAGGAGAAGTTCCGCCATGTCTCATTCTTCCCCCAGATCGTCTCTGTGGCTGCCCGCATGCTCAAG GTGGCCCAGCTCCTGGATGTGCCAGTTGTGCTGACTGAGCAGTACCCACAAGGCCTGGGCCCCACAGTGCccgagctgggagctgagggtctGCAGCCATGGTCCAAGACCTGCTTCAGCATGGTGCCCGCGGTGCAGCAGGTGCTGGACGCGCGGCCCCAGCTGCGCTCTGTGCTCCTCTGTGGCTTGGAGACACAAGCCTGCATCTTG CACACAGCCCTGGACCTCCTGGACCGAGGGCTGCAGGTCCACGTGGTGGTGGACGCCTGCACCTCCCGCAG CCAGGTGGACCGGCTGGTGGCGCTGTCCCGGATGCGCCAGAGCGGCGCCTTCCTCTCCACCAGCGAAGGGCTCATTCTGCAGCTCGTGGGTGATGCCACCCACCCCCGGTTCAAGGAG ATCCAGAAGATCATCAAGGAGCCCGCCCCAGACAGCGGGCTGCTTGGCCTCTTCCATGGCCAGAACCCCCTCTTCCGCTGA
- the ISOC2 gene encoding isochorismatase domain-containing protein 2 isoform X2: MAAVRPGLGRIIPGSSILFLCDMQEKFRHVSFFPQIVSVAARMLKVAQLLDVPVVLTEQYPQGLGPTVPELGAEGLQPWSKTCFSMVPAVQQVLDARPQLRSVLLCGLETQACILHTALDLLDRGLQVHVVVDACTSRSQVDRLVALSRMRQSGAFLSTSEGLILQLVGDATHPRFKEIQKIIKEPAPDSGLLGLFHGQNPLFR, translated from the exons ATGGCAGCTGTGAGGCCCGGCCTGGGACGCATCATCCCTGGATCATCCATCCTCTTCCTGTGCGACATGCAGGAGAAGTTCCGCCATGTCTCATTCTTCCCCCAGATCGTCTCTGTGGCTGCCCGCATGCTCAAG GTGGCCCAGCTCCTGGATGTGCCAGTTGTGCTGACTGAGCAGTACCCACAAGGCCTGGGCCCCACAGTGCccgagctgggagctgagggtctGCAGCCATGGTCCAAGACCTGCTTCAGCATGGTGCCCGCGGTGCAGCAGGTGCTGGACGCGCGGCCCCAGCTGCGCTCTGTGCTCCTCTGTGGCTTGGAGACACAAGCCTGCATCTTG CACACAGCCCTGGACCTCCTGGACCGAGGGCTGCAGGTCCACGTGGTGGTGGACGCCTGCACCTCCCGCAG CCAGGTGGACCGGCTGGTGGCGCTGTCCCGGATGCGCCAGAGCGGCGCCTTCCTCTCCACCAGCGAAGGGCTCATTCTGCAGCTCGTGGGTGATGCCACCCACCCCCGGTTCAAGGAG ATCCAGAAGATCATCAAGGAGCCCGCCCCAGACAGCGGGCTGCTTGGCCTCTTCCATGGCCAGAACCCCCTCTTCCGCTGA
- the ISOC2 gene encoding isochorismatase domain-containing protein 2 isoform X1: protein MAAVRPGLGRIIPGSSILFLCDMQEKFRHVSFFPQIVSVAARMLKVAQLLDVPVVLTEQYPQGLGPTVPELGAEGLQPWSKTCFSMVPAVQQVLDARPQLRSVLLCGLETQACILPLPLSAPSTQPWTSWTEGCRSTWWWTPAPPAARWTGWWRCPGCARAAPSSPPAKGSFCSSWVMPPTPGSRRSRRSSRSPPQTAGCLASSMARTPSSAELPTLP from the exons ATGGCAGCTGTGAGGCCCGGCCTGGGACGCATCATCCCTGGATCATCCATCCTCTTCCTGTGCGACATGCAGGAGAAGTTCCGCCATGTCTCATTCTTCCCCCAGATCGTCTCTGTGGCTGCCCGCATGCTCAAG GTGGCCCAGCTCCTGGATGTGCCAGTTGTGCTGACTGAGCAGTACCCACAAGGCCTGGGCCCCACAGTGCccgagctgggagctgagggtctGCAGCCATGGTCCAAGACCTGCTTCAGCATGGTGCCCGCGGTGCAGCAGGTGCTGGACGCGCGGCCCCAGCTGCGCTCTGTGCTCCTCTGTGGCTTGGAGACACAAGCCTGCATCTTG CCCTTACCTCTTTCTGCCCCTAGCACACAGCCCTGGACCTCCTGGACCGAGGGCTGCAGGTCCACGTGGTGGTGGACGCCTGCACCTCCCGCAG CCAGGTGGACCGGCTGGTGGCGCTGTCCCGGATGCGCCAGAGCGGCGCCTTCCTCTCCACCAGCGAAGGGCTCATTCTGCAGCTCGTGGGTGATGCCACCCACCCCCGGTTCAAGGAG ATCCAGAAGATCATCAAGGAGCCCGCCCCAGACAGCGGGCTGCTTGGCCTCTTCCATGGCCAGAACCCCCTCTTCCGCTGAACTCCCTACCCTGCCTTGA
- the ISOC2 gene encoding isochorismatase domain-containing protein 2 isoform X4: protein MLKVAQLLDVPVVLTEQYPQGLGPTVPELGAEGLQPWSKTCFSMVPAVQQVLDARPQLRSVLLCGLETQACILPLPLSAPSTQPWTSWTEGCRSTWWWTPAPPAARWTGWWRCPGCARAAPSSPPAKGSFCSSWVMPPTPGSRRSRRSSRSPPQTAGCLASSMARTPSSAELPTLP, encoded by the exons ATGCTCAAG GTGGCCCAGCTCCTGGATGTGCCAGTTGTGCTGACTGAGCAGTACCCACAAGGCCTGGGCCCCACAGTGCccgagctgggagctgagggtctGCAGCCATGGTCCAAGACCTGCTTCAGCATGGTGCCCGCGGTGCAGCAGGTGCTGGACGCGCGGCCCCAGCTGCGCTCTGTGCTCCTCTGTGGCTTGGAGACACAAGCCTGCATCTTG CCCTTACCTCTTTCTGCCCCTAGCACACAGCCCTGGACCTCCTGGACCGAGGGCTGCAGGTCCACGTGGTGGTGGACGCCTGCACCTCCCGCAG CCAGGTGGACCGGCTGGTGGCGCTGTCCCGGATGCGCCAGAGCGGCGCCTTCCTCTCCACCAGCGAAGGGCTCATTCTGCAGCTCGTGGGTGATGCCACCCACCCCCGGTTCAAGGAG ATCCAGAAGATCATCAAGGAGCCCGCCCCAGACAGCGGGCTGCTTGGCCTCTTCCATGGCCAGAACCCCCTCTTCCGCTGAACTCCCTACCCTGCCTTGA